In the genome of Magnolia sinica isolate HGM2019 chromosome 2, MsV1, whole genome shotgun sequence, one region contains:
- the LOC131237112 gene encoding acetylserotonin O-methyltransferase-like, translated as MNTDREIKMSDEEAKAELEIWRYVFGFSDLAAVKCAIELGIADTIDANGHPMTLAELSDALGLQPSPLHRIMRLLVQRRVFGEKRDEAGQPSYVLTPISHRLLKRVDGSKVALLLFHSDSDMLLPMHSLTAHIQGDQRLPFEIVFGEHEWSYMDKHPVQRELLNNAMACNAQTVVPAIVGGCPGLFEGVSTVVDVGGGNGTAMRTLVKACPWIKAINFDLPLVVGGAPECNGVVHVGGDMFAAIPKADVVFIKWVLHDWGDEDCIKILRKCKEAIPADKGKVIIVEAVLTEDAEEGGLRDARLMLDLFMLAHTKGKERTEAEWKNIITSTGFREYTIKPIPAIQSVIEVFP; from the exons ATGAACACAGATAGAGAAATAAAAATGAGCGACGAAGAAGCAAAAGCTGAGCTTGAGATCTGGAGGTATGTTTTTGGCTTCTCTGACTTGGCCGCTGTGAAGTGCGCCATTGAGCTAGGCATAGCTGACACGATTGATGCTAACGGGCATCCGATGACGCTCGCCGAGCTATCAGATGCGCTCGGGTTGCAACCATCCCCCCTCCACCGCATAATGAGGTTGTTGGTGCAACGCCGCGTCTTTGGAGAGAAACGTGACGAGGCTGGCCAGCCCAGCTACGTCCTAACGCCAATCTCGCACCGCCTACTGAAGCGTGTTGATGGTAGCAAGGTGGCTCTCCTGCTCTTTCACAGCGACTCAGACATGCTTCTTCCAATGCATTCGTTGACTGCCCATATTCAGGGCGATCAACGGTTGCCCTTTGAGATTGTCTTTGGAGAGCACGAGTGGAGTTATATGGATAAACACCCCGTTCAAAGGGAGCTCCTTAATAATGCGATGGCTTGTAATGCTCAGACAGTGGTGCCTGCCATTGTGGGCGGGTGTCCTGGGTTGTTTGAAGGGGTGAGTACGGTGGTGGATGTGGGAGGGGGTAATGGGACAGCAATGCGCACGTTAGTGAAGGCATGTCCTTGGATCAAGGCCATCAATTTCGACCTTCCACTGGTTGTAGGGGGTGCACCTGAGTGCAATGGTGTTGTGCACGTTGGAGGTGATATGTTCGCTGCTATACCTAAAGCTGATGTTGTCTTCATCAAG TGGGTCCTACATGACTGGGGCGATGAGGATTGCATCAAGATCTTGAGGAAATGCAAAGAGGCCATTCCTGCGGACAAAGGCAAGGTGATCATAGTAGAGGCCGTGCTCACAGAAGACGCCGAAGAGGGAGGCCTCAGGGATGCAAGATTAATGCTGGACCTATTTATGTTGGCCCACACCAAGGGGAAGGAGAGGACTGAAGCTGAATGGAAGAACATTATCACCAGCACCGGATTCCGTGAATACACTATAAAGCCCATTCCAGCCATACAATCTGTAATCGAAGTTTTTCCTTAA